In Rhodanobacter humi, the following are encoded in one genomic region:
- a CDS encoding phosphoenolpyruvate carboxykinase (GTP) produces the protein MASTLEALERWVGEVAAQTRPAKIHWCDGSEAEYQALLRQMLADGTLIELNQATHPGCYLHRSNPSDVARVEHLTLVCHPNQEDAGPNNHWMAPAEAHAKIDALFDGCMEGRTLYVIPYCMGPIDSPLSRCGVEITDSPYVVANMRIMTRMGKSAQERIEREGAFVKGLHSTGELDPERRWIMHFPAERTIKSYGSGYGGNALLGKKCHALRIASNQARDEGWLAEHMLIVGIENPQGDTHYIAAAFPSACGKTNLAMLIPPEGYRKDGWKVWTVGDDICWMRPGADGRLYAINPEAGFFGVAPGTSDSSNPNALKSIAHDTIFTNVAVTADNQPWWEGLPGTPVTDWQGRPYDPANGPAAHPNSRFTVSAKQCPTWSPKAEDAQGVPISAIVFGGRRPSLLPLVMEARDWTHGVLMGAAMGSETTAAATGAVGVLRRDSMAMKPFAGYHYGDYFAHWLSFDRPGAKLPKIFHVNWFRKGKDGKFLWPGFGENLRVLEWMIARVDGKARGTETPIGTLPAAGELKLDGLKLDAATLAELLAVDRAGWQVELAAIGEYLDGFAPRLPAALRAEQQRVADALGADAMPRKAATA, from the coding sequence ATGGCAAGCACGTTGGAAGCGCTCGAACGCTGGGTCGGCGAGGTGGCGGCACAAACCCGCCCCGCGAAGATCCACTGGTGCGACGGCTCGGAGGCCGAATACCAGGCGCTGCTGCGGCAGATGCTGGCCGACGGCACCCTGATCGAGCTGAACCAGGCGACCCACCCGGGTTGCTACCTGCATCGCTCCAACCCGTCCGACGTGGCACGCGTGGAACACCTCACCCTGGTCTGCCACCCGAATCAGGAAGACGCCGGCCCGAACAACCACTGGATGGCCCCGGCCGAGGCGCACGCGAAGATCGACGCGCTGTTCGACGGCTGCATGGAAGGCCGCACCCTGTACGTGATCCCGTACTGCATGGGCCCGATCGATTCGCCGCTGTCGCGCTGCGGCGTGGAAATCACCGACAGCCCCTACGTGGTCGCCAACATGCGCATCATGACCCGCATGGGCAAGTCGGCGCAGGAGCGCATCGAGCGCGAGGGTGCGTTCGTGAAGGGCCTGCACTCCACCGGCGAACTTGACCCGGAACGCCGCTGGATCATGCACTTCCCCGCCGAGCGCACGATCAAGTCCTACGGCTCCGGCTACGGCGGCAACGCGCTGCTGGGCAAGAAGTGCCACGCGCTGCGCATCGCCAGCAACCAGGCCCGCGACGAGGGCTGGCTGGCCGAGCACATGCTGATCGTGGGCATCGAGAATCCGCAGGGCGACACGCATTACATCGCCGCCGCCTTCCCCTCCGCCTGCGGCAAGACCAACCTTGCCATGCTGATTCCGCCCGAGGGCTATCGCAAGGATGGCTGGAAGGTGTGGACGGTGGGCGACGACATCTGCTGGATGCGCCCCGGCGCGGATGGCCGGCTGTACGCGATCAATCCCGAGGCCGGCTTCTTCGGCGTGGCGCCGGGCACCAGCGACAGCAGCAACCCGAACGCATTGAAGTCCATCGCGCACGACACGATCTTCACCAACGTCGCCGTCACCGCCGACAACCAGCCGTGGTGGGAAGGTCTGCCCGGCACGCCGGTCACCGACTGGCAGGGTCGCCCGTATGACCCGGCGAACGGTCCGGCCGCGCATCCGAATTCGCGCTTCACTGTGAGCGCGAAGCAGTGCCCCACCTGGTCGCCGAAGGCCGAGGACGCGCAGGGCGTGCCGATCAGCGCGATCGTGTTCGGCGGCCGCCGCCCCTCGCTTCTGCCGCTGGTGATGGAAGCGCGCGACTGGACCCACGGCGTGCTGATGGGCGCCGCGATGGGCTCGGAAACCACCGCCGCCGCCACCGGCGCGGTCGGCGTGCTGCGCCGCGACTCGATGGCGATGAAGCCGTTCGCCGGTTACCACTACGGCGACTACTTCGCGCATTGGCTGTCGTTCGACCGACCCGGCGCGAAGCTGCCCAAGATCTTTCACGTCAACTGGTTCCGCAAGGGCAAGGACGGCAAGTTCCTGTGGCCGGGCTTCGGCGAGAACCTGCGCGTGCTGGAGTGGATGATCGCGCGCGTGGATGGCAAGGCGCGCGGTACCGAAACACCGATCGGCACCCTGCCCGCCGCCGGCGAACTCAAGCTCGACGGCTTGAAGCTGGATGCAGCCACGCTGGCCGAGCTGCTCGCGGTGGATCGGGCCGGCTGGCAAGTCGAACTCGCGGCCATCGGCGAATATCTCGACGGCTTCGCTCCACGCCTGCCCGCCGCCCTGCGCGCGGAACAGCAGCGCGTGGCCGATGCGCTGGGCGCCGACGCCATGCCGCGCAAGGCGGCCACGGCCTGA
- a CDS encoding DUF4097 family beta strand repeat-containing protein produces the protein MKIPRYAPLLLCLCIGQALADTPINLQHAATPTARISISNVSGEVRVTAWDRPSVQVGGQLGDGAKPLAITGSDGQLAIEVQPQGGGGWFNWGSDNRMAPTVLDLHVPRGATLDVRVVSAPLVIDGMDGGGIVVNTVSGRARINARTPSLSVDSVSGNIELAGHAMQASLQTVSGDILAPVLGEQAKLQTISGRIQASGGPWRQLTLSTVSGDVQIAGGLAPDGKLGIDSMSGNVQLQLPAGTSATVHASSFSGDLRSDFGSAQKSEHGPGSKLDARLGNGSGSINVETFSGDLRIRTAN, from the coding sequence ATGAAGATCCCACGCTACGCTCCCCTGCTGCTGTGCCTGTGTATCGGCCAGGCCCTGGCCGACACGCCGATCAACCTGCAGCATGCCGCCACGCCCACCGCGCGCATCAGCATCAGCAACGTCTCCGGCGAGGTCCGCGTCACCGCCTGGGATCGCCCGTCGGTGCAGGTGGGCGGCCAGCTCGGCGACGGCGCCAAGCCGCTGGCGATCACCGGCAGCGACGGCCAGCTCGCGATCGAGGTGCAGCCCCAGGGGGGCGGCGGCTGGTTCAACTGGGGCAGCGACAACCGGATGGCGCCGACCGTGCTGGACCTGCACGTGCCACGCGGCGCCACGCTGGACGTGCGCGTGGTCAGCGCACCGCTGGTGATCGACGGCATGGACGGCGGCGGCATCGTCGTCAACACGGTCAGCGGCCGCGCGCGGATCAACGCGCGCACGCCCTCGCTAAGCGTCGACAGCGTCAGCGGCAACATCGAACTCGCCGGCCATGCCATGCAGGCCAGCCTGCAGACGGTAAGCGGCGACATCCTCGCCCCCGTGCTGGGGGAACAGGCGAAACTGCAGACCATCTCCGGCCGCATCCAGGCCAGCGGTGGCCCGTGGCGCCAGCTCACGCTGAGCACGGTGTCGGGCGACGTACAGATCGCCGGCGGCCTCGCGCCGGACGGCAAGCTCGGCATCGACAGCATGAGCGGCAACGTGCAGCTGCAACTGCCCGCCGGCACCTCCGCCACCGTACATGCCAGCAGCTTCAGCGGCGACCTGCGCAGCGATTTCGGCAGCGCGCAGAAATCCGAACACGGCCCCGGCAGCAAGCTCGATGCCCGCCTCGGCAACGGCAGCGGCTCGATCAACGTCGAGACCTTCAGCGGCGACCTGCGCATCCGCACCGCGAACTGA
- a CDS encoding TetR/AcrR family transcriptional regulator, with protein MDSSPKPERTRLTAEDWEVAALQMIADQGVGALAVEALARQLGVTKGSFYWHFRTREALLQAALERWEQYGEREVLGQIEQIADPRLRLPELFRRVAHEVQPHRVYAALLKALDHPLVVPVMARVSQRRTEFLNTAYREAGLPPREALNRARLTYAAYVGFLQLNFTLGLPRINHEEFDAYVEHMIATLIPA; from the coding sequence ATGGATTCCAGCCCCAAACCGGAACGCACCCGCCTCACCGCGGAAGATTGGGAGGTTGCCGCCCTGCAGATGATCGCCGATCAGGGCGTGGGCGCGCTGGCGGTCGAGGCCCTGGCCCGCCAGCTGGGCGTCACCAAGGGCAGCTTCTACTGGCACTTCCGCACCCGCGAGGCCTTGTTGCAGGCGGCGCTGGAACGCTGGGAGCAATACGGCGAGCGCGAGGTGCTGGGCCAGATCGAGCAGATCGCCGACCCGCGCCTGCGCCTGCCTGAGCTGTTCCGCCGCGTGGCGCACGAGGTGCAGCCGCACCGCGTCTACGCCGCCCTGCTGAAGGCGCTGGACCACCCACTGGTGGTGCCGGTGATGGCGCGCGTGTCGCAGCGGCGCACCGAATTCCTCAACACCGCCTATCGCGAGGCCGGCCTGCCGCCGCGCGAGGCGCTGAACCGCGCGCGGCTCACCTACGCCGCCTACGTCGGTTTCCTGCAACTGAACTTCACCCTGGGCCTGCCGCGCATCAACCACGAGGAATTCGACGCCTACGTGGAGCACATGATCGCCACCCTGATCCCGGCCTGA
- a CDS encoding TonB-dependent receptor — MSIRYRASAGAMRWRPTALAIAMGLSFSGAALAQSTVGSIFGQAPAASGETVMVSNTSGFSREVPVDSAGRYRVDHLPVGTYTVTLKQNGTVVSTHDNAYVSSGGAAGVDFASASTNATQLSSVTVTANALPSIDVTNVNSSTVITAADLKRLPVAHSAEAIALLSPNTTSGSGFFKGTSGQSLVSFGGSSVSENAYYVNGYNVGEPYKNLGGFQLPYGAIEQQETLTGGYDAKYGRSDGGVINQVGKRGTNDWHFGGQVSWQPRFLEGDPTNYRYGNPAIPASSSLVNYAPAPNAPGSLRQYRNNNKEWQTIYSAYVGGPLIKDKLYLFLAGETTKTQGTNVEIIDNGKVQDFHDKETKFYGKLDWNITDSNVLELTALRNNTSLGAGSTYNFDYDTLQKGAYSSKNDVTKDNAQFYIGHFTSYITDAATLSITAGKAHFQDPVEYGNTSPLPFISRGSNATLPDGSHPTNAQTNTSWTSPGAKNSTRGLRVDFDYKLGDHDLLAGIDNMYYRAIDQGPNQQNPFNPAVNYYWRYAAGNVVQKREIGWATSMTMSQKAYYLQDNWQVASNVYLSIGLRNDRFTNYNDLSQTFVDEKNQWEPRIGASWDVFGDSSFKVYGNAGRYYLALPNNAAERAANRSTYLTTNYSYTSIDPVTGIPQGLTQLGPTTSPDGETGAPKDPLQVAARNLKPEYLDEFIVGFDKKLGDHWVYGAKAMWRQLKAAIDDECSPSQIDAKMQAMGVNPALTAGATKTTPAGPYYDSLYGASYCRLFNPGRTNTMLVTSSDSSHPDMLVPMTLKDWGFDRGAVRKYGSLNLYLEHPFDGKWYGRVDYTFTRGFGNTEGQVRSDFGQEDISKTEDWDSWQLMDGQYGEFANVRKHQIRFRGDYEISPEWLVSATLLVQSGMPKECLGYFGPLTQGPAGYLPGGANDPTGYNNTSTGNYHWCNGKRVPPGSNGHTPWTELVNFGVHYRPAFADHKLGFNLDVFNALNQQRALQTDPSFPSSFNQLNNTLYVNTNYQQPLFTTPPRTVRFSVTYDY, encoded by the coding sequence ATGAGTATTCGCTACCGAGCCAGTGCTGGCGCCATGCGTTGGCGACCGACTGCCCTGGCGATCGCCATGGGCTTGAGCTTCAGCGGGGCCGCGCTTGCGCAGAGCACCGTCGGCAGCATTTTCGGTCAGGCGCCCGCCGCTTCGGGCGAGACCGTGATGGTCAGCAACACCTCCGGCTTCTCGCGCGAAGTGCCGGTGGACAGCGCGGGCCGTTACCGCGTCGATCACCTGCCCGTGGGCACCTACACGGTTACCTTGAAGCAGAACGGCACGGTCGTCAGCACGCACGACAACGCCTACGTCTCGAGCGGCGGCGCCGCGGGCGTCGACTTCGCCAGCGCCAGTACCAATGCCACCCAGCTGTCCTCGGTGACGGTCACGGCCAACGCGCTGCCCTCCATCGACGTCACCAACGTCAACTCGAGCACGGTCATCACTGCGGCTGATTTGAAGCGGCTGCCGGTGGCGCACAGTGCCGAAGCCATCGCGCTGCTGTCGCCGAACACCACGTCGGGCAGCGGCTTCTTCAAGGGTACGTCCGGCCAGTCGCTGGTGTCGTTCGGCGGTTCCAGCGTGTCCGAGAACGCCTACTACGTGAACGGCTACAACGTTGGCGAGCCGTACAAGAATCTGGGCGGCTTCCAACTGCCCTACGGCGCCATCGAGCAGCAGGAAACACTGACCGGCGGCTATGACGCCAAGTACGGTCGTTCCGATGGCGGCGTGATCAACCAGGTCGGCAAGCGCGGCACCAATGACTGGCACTTCGGCGGCCAGGTTTCCTGGCAGCCGCGTTTCCTCGAGGGCGATCCGACCAACTACCGCTACGGCAATCCCGCGATTCCGGCGTCGAGCAGCCTGGTCAACTACGCACCGGCCCCGAATGCGCCGGGCTCGCTGCGGCAGTACCGCAACAACAACAAGGAATGGCAGACGATCTATTCGGCCTACGTGGGCGGCCCGCTGATCAAGGACAAGCTGTACCTGTTCCTGGCCGGTGAAACCACCAAGACCCAGGGCACCAATGTCGAGATCATCGACAACGGCAAGGTGCAGGACTTCCACGACAAGGAAACGAAGTTCTACGGCAAGCTGGACTGGAACATCACCGACAGCAACGTGCTGGAGCTGACCGCGCTGCGCAACAACACCAGCCTCGGCGCCGGCTCGACCTACAACTTCGACTACGACACCCTGCAGAAGGGTGCGTACTCCAGCAAGAACGACGTCACCAAGGACAACGCCCAGTTCTATATCGGCCACTTCACCAGCTACATCACCGATGCGGCCACGCTGAGCATCACCGCCGGCAAGGCGCATTTCCAGGATCCGGTCGAGTACGGCAACACCAGCCCGCTGCCGTTCATTTCCCGCGGAAGCAATGCGACCCTGCCCGACGGTAGCCATCCTACCAATGCCCAGACCAATACTTCGTGGACTTCGCCCGGCGCGAAGAATTCCACCCGTGGCCTGCGCGTGGACTTCGACTACAAGCTGGGTGACCACGACCTGCTGGCCGGTATCGACAACATGTACTACCGGGCCATCGATCAGGGTCCGAACCAGCAGAACCCGTTCAATCCGGCAGTGAACTACTACTGGCGCTATGCGGCTGGCAACGTGGTGCAGAAGCGCGAGATCGGCTGGGCGACCAGCATGACCATGTCGCAGAAGGCCTACTACCTGCAGGACAACTGGCAGGTGGCCTCGAACGTCTACCTGAGCATCGGCCTGCGCAACGACCGCTTCACCAACTACAACGATCTCAGTCAGACCTTCGTCGACGAGAAGAACCAGTGGGAGCCGCGTATCGGCGCCAGCTGGGACGTGTTCGGCGACTCCTCGTTCAAGGTCTACGGCAACGCCGGTCGCTACTACCTGGCGCTGCCCAACAATGCGGCGGAGCGCGCAGCCAACCGCTCGACCTACCTCACCACCAACTACTCGTACACCAGCATCGACCCGGTCACGGGCATTCCGCAGGGCTTGACCCAGCTCGGGCCGACGACTTCGCCGGACGGCGAGACGGGTGCGCCCAAGGATCCGCTGCAGGTCGCCGCGCGCAACCTGAAGCCGGAGTACCTGGACGAGTTCATCGTCGGCTTCGACAAGAAGCTGGGCGACCACTGGGTCTATGGTGCCAAGGCGATGTGGCGTCAACTGAAGGCCGCGATCGACGACGAGTGTTCGCCGAGCCAGATCGACGCCAAGATGCAGGCCATGGGTGTAAATCCGGCACTGACAGCGGGTGCGACGAAGACGACGCCAGCCGGTCCCTATTACGATTCGCTGTACGGCGCCTCGTACTGCCGCTTGTTCAATCCAGGCCGTACCAACACGATGCTGGTCACTTCCAGCGACAGCAGCCACCCGGACATGCTCGTGCCGATGACCCTGAAGGACTGGGGCTTCGATCGTGGTGCCGTTCGCAAGTACGGCTCCCTGAACCTGTACCTGGAGCATCCGTTCGACGGCAAGTGGTATGGCCGGGTCGACTACACCTTCACCCGCGGCTTCGGCAATACCGAGGGTCAGGTGCGTTCCGACTTCGGCCAGGAGGACATTTCCAAGACCGAGGACTGGGACAGCTGGCAGCTGATGGACGGCCAGTACGGCGAGTTCGCCAACGTGCGCAAGCACCAGATCCGCTTCCGCGGCGACTACGAGATATCGCCGGAATGGCTGGTCTCGGCCACCTTGCTGGTGCAGTCCGGCATGCCGAAGGAGTGCCTGGGTTACTTCGGTCCGCTGACCCAAGGCCCGGCCGGCTACCTCCCCGGTGGTGCGAACGACCCGACCGGCTACAACAACACGAGCACCGGCAACTACCACTGGTGCAACGGCAAGCGCGTGCCGCCGGGTTCCAACGGCCACACGCCATGGACGGAACTGGTCAACTTCGGCGTGCATTACCGCCCGGCGTTCGCCGACCACAAGCTGGGCTTCAACCTGGACGTCTTCAATGCGTTGAACCAGCAGCGCGCGTTGCAGACCGATCCGTCGTTCCCCAGCTCCTTCAACCAGCTGAACAACACGCTTTACGTCAACACCAACTACCAGCAGCCGCTGTTCACCACCCCGCCGCGCACCGTGCGGTTCTCGGTGACTTACGACTACTGA
- a CDS encoding RNA polymerase sigma factor, whose protein sequence is MPPASAAADHDTDDVHAAAAGDRLAFQRLYRRHVERIHGALCRLAGYDHARAEDLTQEAFVRAWQKLPGFRHESAFGTWLYRLAINVALMELRARRADPVGFVDEDKLPEHGETPFCAAEREELERAIGKLPPRARAVLVLHDIEGWRHEEIGNELDMAVGTSKAQLHRARQLLRRALGETP, encoded by the coding sequence ATGCCGCCAGCCTCCGCTGCCGCTGACCACGACACCGACGACGTACACGCGGCGGCGGCCGGTGATCGGCTGGCGTTCCAGCGGCTGTATCGCCGGCATGTCGAGCGCATCCACGGTGCGTTGTGCCGGCTCGCCGGCTACGACCACGCCCGCGCCGAGGACCTCACCCAGGAAGCCTTCGTGCGCGCCTGGCAAAAGCTGCCCGGCTTCCGCCACGAGAGCGCGTTCGGCACCTGGCTGTACCGCCTCGCGATCAACGTGGCGCTGATGGAACTCCGCGCCCGCCGCGCCGACCCGGTCGGCTTCGTGGACGAGGACAAGCTGCCCGAACACGGCGAGACACCGTTCTGCGCCGCCGAGCGCGAGGAACTCGAGCGCGCCATCGGCAAGCTGCCGCCGCGCGCACGCGCCGTGCTGGTGCTGCACGACATCGAAGGCTGGCGGCACGAGGAAATCGGCAACGAACTCGACATGGCCGTCGGCACGTCCAAAGCGCAACTGCATCGCGCGCGGCAACTGCTGCGCCGGGCCTTGGGAGAAACACCATGA
- a CDS encoding tetratricopeptide repeat-containing sulfotransferase family protein produces the protein MPVAMQMPGSASKGPIEPTQRRNYHPLMNSTVPTAATPRPQSRDQASEEARLARVQESLESRLVQAPYNTATLIELAEVLFQRGCFRASSRPLLQAASRLPRNAPLIVSLAQHLVANGEIIVARACLDLLEQAPEPPADLLAAQAHLRFTIGDIARARELMERALRAGADSPGELHMYALLLQFSGRIDEAQELLERNLVRWPRFGDAITVLVNLRKQRPESRRLEWIEEQLRRMPHESAEADRGFVRAEFEYARFKTLGDLGRHEEAWDALSRCNAIMHALNPYDAEAEEAVATALIGMSGGAEPRPGVERPPGPTPIFVVGMPRSGTTLLDRILSSHSQVTSAGEIIDFWRQLHWVADVVPARSEGLLEIIRRSDRIDYRELGERYLKQTQWRAEGKAYYVDKLPANIQMVAFIRRALPHAPILHLVRDPMDTCFSNYKAMFGNISPYSYELDALAHYHGQYARLVRHWQATLPGALLDVPYDALVQDTEATVRDVLAHCGLAVEEACFRPERNAAPVATPSSAQVRESIHTRGLGQWRSYARQLEPLRVALAAQSIR, from the coding sequence ATGCCTGTCGCGATGCAGATGCCCGGTTCCGCGTCAAAGGGACCGATTGAGCCGACCCAACGGCGGAACTACCATCCCTTGATGAACTCGACGGTACCCACAGCCGCCACGCCGCGGCCCCAATCCCGGGATCAAGCATCGGAAGAAGCCCGGCTGGCCCGTGTCCAGGAATCCCTGGAATCCCGGCTCGTCCAGGCGCCCTACAACACCGCCACGCTGATCGAACTGGCCGAAGTGCTGTTCCAGCGCGGGTGCTTCCGCGCCTCCAGCCGCCCGCTCTTGCAGGCCGCAAGCCGGCTTCCGCGCAACGCACCGCTGATCGTCTCGCTCGCGCAACACCTTGTTGCCAATGGCGAAATCATCGTTGCGCGGGCCTGCCTCGACCTGCTGGAACAGGCGCCCGAACCACCCGCCGACTTGCTGGCCGCCCAGGCTCACCTCCGCTTCACGATCGGCGACATCGCCAGGGCGCGCGAACTGATGGAGCGGGCACTGCGCGCGGGAGCCGATTCACCGGGCGAACTGCACATGTATGCCTTGCTGCTCCAGTTCAGCGGCAGGATCGACGAGGCGCAGGAACTGCTGGAGCGCAACCTTGTGCGCTGGCCGCGCTTCGGCGACGCCATCACGGTGCTGGTCAACCTGCGCAAGCAGCGCCCCGAATCCCGGCGGCTGGAATGGATCGAGGAACAATTGCGACGGATGCCGCACGAATCAGCGGAGGCCGACCGCGGCTTCGTGCGCGCGGAATTCGAGTACGCACGTTTCAAGACGCTCGGCGACCTGGGGCGCCACGAGGAAGCCTGGGATGCGCTGTCACGTTGCAACGCAATCATGCATGCGCTGAATCCTTACGATGCCGAGGCCGAGGAAGCGGTCGCCACGGCGCTGATCGGCATGTCGGGCGGCGCCGAACCGCGCCCGGGCGTCGAACGGCCACCGGGCCCCACCCCCATCTTCGTGGTGGGCATGCCCCGTTCGGGCACCACCTTGCTGGACCGGATCCTCTCCAGCCACTCGCAAGTCACCTCGGCCGGTGAAATCATCGATTTCTGGCGCCAGTTGCACTGGGTCGCCGATGTCGTGCCCGCTCGATCCGAGGGTCTGCTGGAAATCATCCGGCGCAGCGATCGCATCGACTACCGCGAGCTTGGCGAGCGCTACCTGAAGCAGACCCAGTGGCGGGCGGAGGGCAAGGCGTATTACGTCGACAAGCTGCCCGCGAACATCCAGATGGTCGCCTTCATCCGGCGCGCCCTGCCGCACGCCCCCATCCTGCACCTGGTGCGCGACCCCATGGATACCTGCTTTTCCAACTACAAGGCGATGTTCGGCAACATCTCCCCGTACAGCTACGAGCTGGACGCGCTTGCGCACTACCACGGGCAATACGCGCGACTGGTGCGGCACTGGCAAGCCACGCTGCCGGGCGCCCTTCTCGACGTACCGTACGACGCACTCGTGCAGGACACCGAGGCGACGGTGCGCGATGTCTTGGCCCACTGTGGATTGGCTGTCGAGGAAGCCTGCTTCAGGCCCGAGCGCAATGCTGCCCCGGTTGCCACGCCCAGCAGCGCGCAGGTGCGCGAATCGATCCACACGCGGGGCCTGGGCCAGTGGCGCAGCTACGCGCGGCAACTGGAGCCGCTGCGAGTGGCGTTGGCGGCGCAATCGATCCGCTGA